In Oligoflexia bacterium, the following are encoded in one genomic region:
- a CDS encoding M14 family zinc carboxypeptidase, which translates to MWRWIQKISLFIIFIVHTGFASEALPEWDSFNPFFIQSSTKTFFATVNFDDGRNQLVYISLDSNSNIIFWGFAQKDENNTYSQVKGSPTYFIDPFALMEIRESVRNKRITYDLTIGRSLSHVREFELHSDYEHSAEFFSRLEHYLLFSLYQQIEYFIQHFLNQEYPQLIETIQLGTSYEKRPIYAYKIACPNSIANINLVWVSLAHARERSTVMSNLYSMLEFLHQLTVNPQQYCNTAVWFIPILNPDGFVYANTHNEVWRKNRRPVSNQTKNGETINGFGVDIDRNFFDPQCSQDFRFYNDQSYPDDDETFNNGNPTFSDDPNSDIYRGTENSEAETQALINLVANNHPKITFNNIVSLHSAIDNGGIFHLDDQDPRTIAEYIHQAINANEYNGYEPLILNELMPGMPELYMHNRGIPMLAIVLRRNYSTLCYNLTDPPLEQYIEDLNVTIQALFANIHYWQSVLQKKGQ; encoded by the coding sequence ATGTGGAGATGGATACAAAAAATAAGTTTATTTATAATTTTTATTGTTCACACTGGCTTTGCCAGTGAAGCTTTACCTGAATGGGACAGTTTTAATCCCTTTTTTATCCAATCAAGTACAAAAACTTTTTTTGCTACAGTAAATTTTGATGATGGTAGAAATCAACTCGTGTATATTTCACTTGATTCAAATAGCAACATCATATTTTGGGGATTTGCTCAAAAAGATGAAAATAATACATATAGTCAAGTAAAGGGTAGTCCTACCTATTTCATAGACCCATTTGCACTAATGGAAATCAGAGAATCTGTAAGGAATAAAAGAATTACCTATGATTTAACTATAGGCCGAAGCCTTTCTCACGTTAGAGAATTTGAGCTTCATAGTGATTACGAACATTCAGCAGAGTTTTTTTCTCGTCTTGAACATTATTTGCTCTTCTCCTTGTATCAGCAAATTGAGTATTTTATCCAACATTTTTTAAATCAAGAGTACCCACAACTCATTGAAACAATTCAACTTGGCACCAGCTATGAAAAACGACCAATTTATGCTTATAAAATTGCGTGCCCCAATAGCATTGCAAATATCAATCTTGTTTGGGTATCTTTAGCCCATGCTAGAGAAAGATCTACAGTAATGTCTAACCTTTATTCTATGCTAGAATTTTTACACCAGTTAACTGTTAACCCCCAACAATACTGTAATACTGCCGTCTGGTTTATCCCCATTTTAAACCCTGACGGATTTGTTTATGCCAATACACACAATGAAGTGTGGAGAAAAAATAGACGCCCAGTATCCAACCAGACTAAAAATGGAGAAACCATAAATGGTTTTGGTGTTGATATAGACCGTAATTTTTTTGACCCACAATGCTCCCAAGACTTTAGATTTTACAATGATCAAAGCTACCCAGATGACGATGAAACATTTAACAATGGTAATCCTACTTTTTCTGATGACCCTAACTCTGATATTTATAGAGGCACAGAAAACAGTGAAGCTGAGACCCAAGCTTTAATTAATTTAGTTGCAAACAATCACCCTAAAATTACATTCAATAATATTGTTTCTTTACATTCTGCTATAGACAACGGAGGTATTTTTCATCTTGATGACCAAGATCCCAGAACAATTGCTGAATATATTCACCAAGCCATTAATGCTAACGAATACAATGGTTATGAGCCATTGATTTTAAATGAACTTATGCCTGGTATGCCAGAACTATACATGCATAATAGGGGCATCCCAATGCTCGCCATTGTACTAAGAAGAAACTATAGCACGTTATGCTACAACCTAACTGATCCTCCTTTGGAACAGTATATTGAAGATCTAAATGTAACAATACAGGCGCTGTTTGCTAATATTCATTATTGGCAAAGTGTTTTACAAAAAAAAGGTCAATAA
- the hisS gene encoding histidine--tRNA ligase encodes MIQSLKGMPDILPGEVEQWQQLERILRDIAHNYGYSEIRTPVLENADLFIKSTGEHTDIVQKEFYRFEDKNGDSISLRPEGTPGTVRALMQHKLLAQKSPQKLYYMGPMFRRERPQKGRFRQFHQMGVEYFGSSAPGADAEVISMLYQICQKLNIPSPKIMLNSLGDETCRPKYREALLNYLQKHQAGLDQTSQQRMQDNPMRVFDSKDEKTQEIMQNAPVMLDYLSDTCKAHFDQVQEQLSQMQIPYEINNKIVRGLDYYTHTAFEVIAQGLGSQNAAGGGGRYNNLIKSFAGQDIPAVGFAMGMERLLMISKIAEVEKAKQCVVLPLSDKAQVKANQLAWSLRQLDWAKIMNIDVVFDKTSMKSGLRAVAKLDPHYVLILGDQELENNSVLFKNFISKEQKEIEYNKCIDFLSEQVLKDKNEVGIDAKL; translated from the coding sequence ATGATTCAAAGTTTAAAAGGCATGCCAGATATATTGCCTGGCGAAGTAGAGCAGTGGCAGCAATTAGAGCGCATTTTGCGTGATATTGCGCATAACTATGGTTACAGTGAAATCAGAACCCCTGTTTTAGAAAACGCAGATTTATTTATAAAATCTACCGGTGAGCATACGGATATTGTCCAAAAAGAATTTTATCGTTTTGAAGATAAAAACGGTGACTCCATTAGCTTGCGGCCAGAAGGCACACCGGGAACGGTCAGAGCTTTGATGCAGCACAAACTCTTAGCGCAAAAAAGCCCACAAAAATTGTATTATATGGGCCCTATGTTTAGACGGGAAAGACCGCAAAAAGGACGCTTTAGGCAGTTTCATCAAATGGGGGTGGAGTATTTTGGCAGTAGCGCGCCAGGCGCAGATGCAGAAGTGATTTCCATGCTTTATCAAATCTGTCAAAAACTAAATATTCCTTCGCCTAAAATCATGCTCAATAGCCTTGGTGATGAAACCTGCAGACCAAAATACAGAGAAGCTTTACTCAACTATTTACAAAAGCATCAAGCAGGTTTGGATCAGACTTCTCAACAAAGAATGCAAGATAACCCTATGCGAGTATTTGATTCTAAAGATGAAAAAACCCAAGAAATCATGCAAAATGCCCCGGTGATGTTGGACTATTTGAGTGACACTTGTAAAGCTCACTTTGATCAAGTTCAAGAACAATTGAGTCAAATGCAGATTCCTTATGAGATTAACAATAAGATAGTCAGAGGTTTGGATTATTACACCCACACTGCCTTTGAAGTGATAGCCCAAGGTCTGGGTAGTCAAAATGCCGCCGGCGGCGGCGGGCGTTACAATAATTTGATCAAGTCTTTTGCAGGGCAAGATATTCCTGCTGTAGGTTTTGCCATGGGCATGGAACGTTTACTGATGATCAGTAAAATAGCAGAAGTAGAAAAAGCAAAGCAATGTGTTGTATTGCCTTTAAGTGACAAAGCCCAAGTAAAAGCCAATCAATTGGCCTGGTCTTTACGACAATTGGACTGGGCCAAAATCATGAATATCGATGTTGTGTTTGATAAGACCAGTATGAAGTCTGGTTTGAGAGCAGTTGCAAAATTGGACCCACACTATGTATTGATTCTTGGTGACCAAGAACTAGAGAATAATTCGGTTTTATTTAAAAATTTTATCAGTAAAGAGCAGAAAGAAATTGAATATAATAAGTGTATAGATTTTTTAAGTGAACAAGTTTTAAAAGATAAAAATGAGGTAGGCATAGATGCAAAATTATAG
- a CDS encoding LysM peptidoglycan-binding domain-containing protein, with amino-acid sequence MDFKKNFLFCITFIVTVIVSSCTQKKPHDVSSAQISGQNEVSAFFEAEKPQTDPIQEQDKDSDSKKNKKQTKQKQPEFDIPVVMNDKVEKWMDYFQGRGRKSYARWLSRSGKYIPMMKKILAENGLPLDLVYLSMIESGYHPSAYSHAHASGLWQFISGTGRRYGLKSNWWIDERRDAEKSSLAAAQYLKDLYNMFDHWYLAAAGYNAGEFKILRAIKRYDTNDFWEMSRFRYLKPETKNYVPKMIAAAIIAKEPEKYGFTDIEYQEPLQYSKVIIQKPTELSVIAKYLNIPTSTLHDLNPELLRGVTPPKYPNYELKIPMGMELAFEEALPKINKHTVDLVTKHRVRSGEALSTIARKYRVPYRSIMRINNMNSTRIRAGQLLVIPQKRGSVYSGSQTSAKKSSSVTSNAQRQVPASGQYKVKSGDSLWSISRKFSVSVSQLRQWNDIQNSRTVQIGQNIYVQSPGVVSGQKQTAQNDSNGGQWIYYQVKQGDSLWSIAREHGTNVNDVLEWNDLNQNNITLYPGNTIKIKPIKS; translated from the coding sequence ATGGATTTTAAAAAAAATTTTCTCTTTTGCATAACGTTTATTGTAACTGTCATTGTTAGTTCTTGTACACAAAAAAAACCACACGATGTATCTTCTGCTCAAATATCTGGACAAAATGAAGTAAGCGCTTTTTTTGAAGCAGAAAAGCCCCAGACTGACCCTATACAAGAGCAAGATAAAGACTCTGATAGTAAAAAAAATAAAAAACAGACCAAACAAAAGCAACCAGAATTTGATATTCCCGTTGTCATGAATGATAAGGTAGAAAAATGGATGGATTATTTTCAAGGTAGAGGCAGAAAATCTTATGCAAGATGGCTGTCCCGTTCTGGTAAATACATCCCTATGATGAAAAAAATACTGGCTGAAAATGGCTTACCTTTGGATTTGGTTTATCTATCAATGATAGAAAGTGGCTATCATCCTAGTGCTTATTCTCATGCCCATGCCAGTGGCCTATGGCAATTCATTAGTGGTACAGGTAGACGTTATGGTTTAAAGTCCAATTGGTGGATTGATGAGCGTAGAGACGCAGAAAAATCGTCTCTGGCTGCCGCACAATATTTAAAAGACCTTTATAATATGTTTGATCATTGGTACTTGGCTGCTGCCGGCTACAATGCTGGAGAATTTAAAATCCTACGCGCCATCAAACGCTATGACACCAATGATTTTTGGGAAATGTCACGTTTTAGATATTTAAAACCAGAAACCAAGAATTATGTGCCAAAAATGATTGCTGCTGCCATTATTGCTAAAGAACCTGAAAAATACGGTTTTACAGATATTGAATATCAAGAGCCTCTACAATACTCAAAAGTTATTATTCAAAAACCCACAGAACTCTCTGTTATTGCTAAGTACTTAAATATACCGACAAGCACTTTACATGACTTAAATCCTGAACTACTTAGAGGCGTTACGCCACCAAAATACCCTAACTATGAACTAAAAATCCCCATGGGCATGGAGCTGGCTTTTGAAGAAGCTTTACCAAAAATAAATAAACACACTGTAGACTTGGTCACCAAGCATCGTGTTCGTAGTGGTGAAGCTTTATCTACCATTGCCAGAAAGTACCGAGTACCTTACAGAAGTATCATGCGCATCAATAATATGAACTCTACCCGAATAAGAGCTGGCCAGCTTTTGGTCATCCCACAAAAACGCGGAAGTGTTTACTCAGGATCACAAACATCAGCAAAAAAATCATCTTCAGTAACCTCAAACGCACAAAGACAAGTTCCAGCATCAGGTCAGTACAAAGTTAAATCAGGTGACTCCTTATGGTCAATTTCACGCAAATTTAGTGTTTCTGTAAGTCAACTTAGACAATGGAACGATATTCAAAACTCAAGAACCGTTCAAATTGGACAAAACATTTATGTCCAATCTCCAGGTGTTGTTTCAGGGCAAAAACAAACTGCACAAAATGATAGTAACGGAGGTCAATGGATTTATTATCAAGTTAAACAAGGTGACTCCTTATGGTCTATAGCGCGAGAACATGGAACAAACGTCAACGATGTTTTAGAATGGAACGACCTCAACCAAAACAACATTACCCTTTACCCGGGTAATACCATTAAGATTAAACCGATTAAGTCTTAA
- a CDS encoding Glu/Leu/Phe/Val dehydrogenase — protein MAMKQDFSSTPTSNIMSLMQEKNYEHINYFYDKDSGAKAIIAIHSTTLGPALGGLRFYPYKDESSALNDVLRLSKAMSYKAAIAGLSLGGGKSVLIGNPETDKNEAVLKSFGRFVERLNGKYITSVDSGTSDEDMIAVKSETNHVTGAPPAFGGSGDPSPMTAYGVYRGILASVAFQFGSSDLTGKRIAIQGLGHVGYPLAKLLHEAGAKLIVTDINEKRIERCKQEFNAQATTLDDILTVECDVLAPCALGGIITEEIVPQLNTPIVAGAANNQLESPAISELLFEKNIVYAPDFVINAGGLINVDQERHGYDETAAKAKTHQIHDTVLTILNRSKQENQDTAKIAITMAKERIYG, from the coding sequence ATGGCAATGAAACAAGATTTTTCCTCCACGCCTACGAGCAACATCATGTCGCTCATGCAAGAAAAAAATTACGAACACATTAACTATTTTTATGACAAAGACTCTGGGGCTAAAGCCATTATTGCAATACATAGTACTACTTTAGGACCTGCTTTGGGCGGTTTACGTTTTTACCCTTACAAAGATGAATCCAGCGCATTAAACGATGTTCTGCGCTTATCCAAAGCCATGTCATACAAAGCTGCAATTGCGGGTTTATCTTTAGGTGGCGGAAAATCAGTGCTTATTGGCAACCCAGAAACTGACAAAAATGAAGCGGTACTTAAATCTTTTGGTCGCTTTGTTGAACGTCTCAATGGTAAATATATTACATCGGTTGACTCTGGCACTTCTGATGAAGACATGATTGCTGTAAAATCAGAAACCAATCACGTTACCGGGGCACCTCCTGCTTTTGGTGGTTCAGGTGACCCTTCGCCCATGACCGCTTACGGTGTGTATAGAGGTATTTTGGCCAGTGTAGCCTTTCAATTTGGTTCCTCAGATCTTACGGGTAAACGCATTGCCATTCAGGGCCTAGGACATGTAGGTTACCCTTTAGCAAAATTACTGCATGAAGCAGGGGCAAAACTCATTGTTACGGACATCAATGAAAAACGTATTGAACGCTGTAAACAAGAGTTCAATGCGCAAGCAACTACTTTAGATGATATTCTTACTGTAGAATGTGATGTTTTAGCGCCTTGCGCTTTAGGTGGCATTATTACCGAAGAAATTGTACCGCAACTCAATACCCCAATTGTTGCTGGCGCGGCCAACAATCAATTAGAAAGTCCTGCCATTTCTGAACTTTTATTTGAGAAAAATATTGTATATGCGCCTGATTTTGTGATTAATGCCGGTGGTTTAATTAATGTTGATCAAGAACGCCATGGCTATGATGAAACGGCAGCCAAAGCCAAAACCCATCAAATTCATGACACAGTATTGACTATTTTAAACCGCTCAAAACAAGAAAACCAAGATACAGCAAAAATTGCCATCACCATGGCCAAAGAACGAATTTATGGCTAG
- a CDS encoding DUF2071 domain-containing protein: MNIPSIKGVIERRILINYKLDPIVAKKLLPTPFEPIVLNNFASVGICLIRLNGIKPTFLPDCFAGIRSENAAHRFAVRYPTKNGYRDGVYIPRRDTSSKLNAMAGGCLFPGIHHLSNFKVIESQNHYYVSFKNKKDGTFLEIDCTTTQSFPKQSMFNSFEQASEFFRNGSCGFSPTDKKETFQGLTLKTYVWEMYTLSVNQVVSSYFNNTQQFPKNSIEFDNALLMKNIPHHWITEPSLNV; the protein is encoded by the coding sequence GTGAACATACCAAGCATCAAAGGTGTAATTGAAAGAAGAATATTAATTAATTATAAATTGGACCCAATCGTCGCAAAAAAACTTCTTCCTACACCGTTTGAACCAATTGTATTGAATAACTTTGCTTCTGTTGGGATATGCCTTATTAGACTAAATGGTATTAAACCCACCTTTCTCCCAGATTGTTTTGCAGGAATAAGATCTGAAAACGCTGCCCATCGTTTTGCTGTTCGATACCCAACAAAAAACGGCTATCGTGACGGAGTATATATTCCCAGAAGAGACACATCTTCAAAACTTAATGCTATGGCCGGGGGTTGCTTATTTCCAGGCATTCATCATTTATCCAATTTTAAAGTTATTGAAAGTCAAAATCATTATTATGTATCTTTTAAAAATAAAAAGGATGGTACTTTTTTAGAAATAGATTGTACTACAACTCAATCTTTCCCCAAACAATCTATGTTTAATAGTTTTGAGCAAGCTTCGGAGTTTTTTAGAAATGGCTCCTGTGGTTTTTCTCCAACAGACAAAAAAGAAACCTTTCAAGGGTTAACCCTAAAAACATATGTTTGGGAAATGTACACACTAAGTGTTAATCAAGTGGTTTCTAGCTATTTTAACAACACTCAACAGTTTCCAAAAAACAGCATAGAGTTTGATAATGCTTTACTAATGAAAAACATTCCTCATCACTGGATTACTGAACCGTCTTTAAATGTTTAG
- a CDS encoding CHAP domain-containing protein — protein sequence MPFNLDTINPNQKKYSLKNVSLFFLCLVFIFSSSACHKTLKKNNMLWDSHSDGTKRRRLVADAYQLKRSRSYQFEDASFSHDCSGYIASILHRNGLLTKKYARIQNVKGNGVSILYQFIEKNGFILDKDQFPKMGDLIFFSDTYDRNGDGKLNDPLSHVGIVESISNDGQVTFLHHINGRVRKSYLNSGFENQHKDSNKSILNSYLRRRRSSDPNNTQYLAAQLVHSYGSLILK from the coding sequence ATGCCATTTAATTTAGACACAATAAACCCAAACCAGAAAAAGTATAGTTTAAAAAATGTGAGCTTGTTTTTTTTGTGTCTTGTTTTTATTTTTTCAAGCAGTGCATGTCACAAAACCTTGAAAAAAAATAACATGCTTTGGGACAGTCATTCTGATGGCACTAAACGTAGACGCCTGGTAGCAGATGCCTATCAATTAAAAAGATCAAGATCTTACCAATTTGAAGACGCAAGTTTTTCACATGACTGCAGTGGTTATATTGCCAGTATCTTGCATCGCAATGGCTTACTCACTAAAAAATACGCTAGAATACAAAATGTTAAAGGCAATGGGGTTTCTATTCTTTATCAGTTTATTGAAAAAAACGGTTTTATTTTGGACAAAGATCAATTCCCCAAAATGGGCGACCTCATCTTTTTCTCTGACACTTATGACCGCAACGGTGACGGAAAACTCAATGACCCATTAAGTCATGTTGGCATTGTTGAAAGCATAAGCAATGACGGTCAAGTTACATTCTTACATCACATCAATGGCAGAGTCCGTAAATCTTATTTAAACAGTGGTTTTGAAAACCAACATAAAGATAGTAACAAAAGCATTCTCAATAGCTACTTGCGCAGAAGACGATCCAGTGACCCTAATAATACCCAATACTTAGCAGCGCAACTGGTCCATTCTTATGGTTCTTTAATTTTAAAATAA
- a CDS encoding HEAT repeat domain-containing protein: MKNTFNKHIKRSSLSKGMTFLVLTLCIGFSQLRANTYHDNQHLQFWLSTLKQSPFILLQKNAARQLGLMGDMRAKSELEYQAINHPSHEVRAEALYALGRMGSMGSMAVLQRALNKETHPEAQKQAQLALDILEKRRDYIEQLKEQKQ; this comes from the coding sequence ATGAAAAATACATTCAACAAGCATATTAAACGTTCTAGCTTATCAAAAGGCATGACTTTTTTGGTCTTAACTTTATGCATTGGTTTTAGCCAGCTTAGAGCTAATACCTATCATGATAACCAGCACTTGCAGTTTTGGTTGAGTACTTTAAAACAAAGCCCTTTTATTTTGTTGCAAAAAAATGCTGCCAGACAATTGGGATTGATGGGCGATATGCGGGCAAAATCTGAATTAGAGTATCAGGCAATTAATCATCCATCACATGAGGTCAGAGCCGAAGCCTTGTATGCCTTAGGCCGTATGGGTTCTATGGGCAGTATGGCTGTTTTGCAACGTGCCCTTAATAAAGAAACCCACCCCGAAGCTCAAAAACAAGCGCAATTGGCCTTGGATATATTAGAAAAACGCAGAGATTATATTGAGCAACTCAAAGAACAAAAACAATAA
- the argS gene encoding arginine--tRNA ligase has translation MTPFKEIVKKSLVEHLQLDSSVLEELLEKPQNPEHGHLSLPCFIWAKTLKKAPNLVAQEFCQKLEQVTLDEQIQSVTAIGPYLNFKQNQILLAQDLLKTILKKGTGFAKKTLSNSPSVVLEFSSPNIAKPLSIGHLRTTNIGACLSRVFKHQGWSVIRINHLGDWGTQFGKVMLAFRLWGNAQDLEKHPIDTLYKLYVKFHEEEKNDPSLADQAREWFTKLERSDETAKELWQWFKDISLKELNTIYHELGVEFDHVWGESFYVDMLDDLIADLKQKKLLKDSQDAKIVDLKEYNLGVSVIQKKDESSLYMTRDLAAAQYRYQQFNFDQMLYVVGNPQKLHFQQLFKILELLGCDFVDKCHHIAYGHVDFGHEKMSTRKGNIVLLKDVLQQAKERALKVIEEKNSTLENKQDVANAVGVGAVLFADLNAKLARDVKFTWDEILNFEGETGPYLQYGLVRAKSVLEKYNGRWTDQIDINSIETTEEQSLLQSLNDYPQILDKTLHEKEPFYLAQYALELVKQFNRFYTKCRVLDAPKEQKYFRLCLVKSTTIVLEASLKLLGLPIVEKM, from the coding sequence ATGACCCCATTTAAAGAAATTGTTAAAAAAAGTCTGGTTGAACATTTGCAGTTGGACAGTAGTGTTCTTGAAGAGCTTTTAGAAAAGCCGCAAAACCCTGAACACGGGCACTTATCTTTACCTTGTTTTATTTGGGCAAAAACACTTAAAAAAGCACCAAACCTTGTTGCGCAAGAATTTTGTCAAAAACTAGAGCAAGTAACTTTAGACGAGCAAATACAAAGTGTCACAGCGATTGGTCCATATCTAAATTTTAAGCAAAATCAGATTTTATTGGCACAAGATTTATTAAAAACAATCTTAAAAAAAGGAACAGGCTTTGCTAAAAAAACTTTAAGCAATTCACCTTCAGTGGTTTTAGAGTTTTCTAGTCCAAACATTGCAAAGCCCTTGTCCATTGGACATTTAAGAACAACCAATATTGGTGCATGTTTATCCAGAGTTTTTAAACATCAGGGTTGGAGTGTGATTCGTATTAACCATTTGGGAGATTGGGGAACCCAATTTGGTAAAGTGATGTTGGCTTTTAGATTATGGGGAAATGCACAAGATTTGGAAAAACACCCTATTGATACTTTGTACAAATTGTATGTAAAGTTTCATGAGGAAGAAAAAAATGATCCAAGTTTAGCGGATCAGGCAAGAGAATGGTTTACAAAACTAGAACGTTCAGATGAAACAGCTAAAGAATTATGGCAATGGTTTAAGGATATTTCTTTAAAAGAACTCAACACAATTTACCATGAGTTGGGGGTTGAGTTTGACCATGTTTGGGGCGAAAGTTTTTATGTAGATATGCTTGATGATTTGATTGCAGATTTAAAACAAAAAAAATTATTAAAAGACAGCCAAGATGCCAAAATTGTTGATTTAAAAGAGTACAATTTAGGGGTCAGTGTTATACAAAAAAAAGATGAGAGCTCTTTGTACATGACCCGTGATTTGGCGGCGGCACAGTACAGGTACCAACAGTTCAATTTTGATCAAATGCTTTATGTGGTTGGCAATCCGCAAAAATTGCATTTTCAGCAGCTATTTAAGATATTAGAGCTTTTAGGCTGTGATTTTGTTGATAAATGCCATCACATTGCTTATGGCCATGTGGATTTTGGCCATGAAAAAATGTCTACCCGCAAAGGCAATATCGTTTTACTCAAAGATGTCTTGCAGCAGGCTAAAGAAAGAGCTTTGAAAGTTATTGAAGAAAAAAATAGTACTCTGGAAAATAAGCAAGATGTTGCTAACGCTGTGGGGGTAGGAGCGGTTTTGTTTGCTGATCTAAACGCCAAACTGGCGCGAGACGTAAAATTTACCTGGGATGAGATTTTAAACTTTGAAGGTGAAACGGGCCCATACTTGCAGTACGGTTTGGTTAGAGCCAAGTCAGTTTTGGAAAAGTATAATGGTAGATGGACGGATCAAATAGACATTAACTCTATTGAAACAACTGAAGAACAAAGTTTGTTGCAAAGCCTTAATGATTACCCGCAAATTTTGGACAAAACACTTCATGAAAAAGAGCCATTTTATTTGGCACAATATGCCTTAGAATTGGTTAAACAATTTAATCGTTTTTACACCAAATGCAGAGTTTTAGATGCTCCAAAGGAGCAAAAATATTTTAGATTGTGTTTGGTTAAGAGTACAACCATAGTTTTAGAGGCCAGTTTAAAGCTTTTGGGGTTGCCCATAGTCGAAAAAATGTAA
- the lipB gene encoding lipoyl(octanoyl) transferase LipB — MQTYNYQIIQNKSYNEILALQNQIRDGIINEARPGKILMVEHQPCITFGRAEKGENLKHSFSWLEKQGFELAQINRGGKITYHGPGQLVLYPIVNMKDFSMGVKQFVCGLEKVMIHVCQQYGVKAQRKEGFPGAWVNEQKKLGSVGIHVRKMVSMHGFSLNINPNLSHFDVMLPCGLDGVQMTSLAKETGNDLDFKTCFDRAKSAFEEVFSCKLTKS, encoded by the coding sequence ATGCAGACATACAACTACCAAATCATTCAAAATAAAAGTTACAATGAAATTCTTGCTTTGCAAAATCAAATTAGAGATGGAATCATCAATGAAGCTAGACCAGGAAAGATTCTGATGGTTGAACATCAACCGTGCATTACCTTTGGCAGAGCAGAAAAAGGTGAGAATTTAAAACATAGTTTTTCTTGGTTAGAAAAACAGGGTTTTGAATTGGCACAAATTAACCGCGGTGGAAAAATCACCTACCATGGCCCCGGTCAATTGGTTTTATACCCTATTGTCAATATGAAAGACTTTTCAATGGGCGTAAAGCAGTTTGTCTGTGGTTTAGAAAAAGTGATGATTCATGTGTGTCAGCAATATGGAGTTAAAGCGCAAAGAAAAGAAGGGTTTCCTGGGGCATGGGTCAATGAGCAAAAAAAACTGGGTTCTGTGGGGATTCATGTGCGTAAGATGGTGAGCATGCATGGCTTTTCATTGAATATTAATCCAAATTTAAGTCATTTTGATGTGATGTTACCCTGTGGTTTAGATGGCGTACAGATGACCTCCTTGGCCAAGGAAACAGGCAATGACTTGGACTTTAAAACCTGTTTTGACCGGGCAAAAAGTGCTTTTGAAGAGGTTTTTTCTTGTAAGCTCACAAAGAGCTAG
- a CDS encoding RDD family protein codes for MPKADSVHRVIAKFIDFLIVGFVSSMSPFFGSLAGAIYIMIGDGFFNGQSVGKKFLKLQVKVIDEEREMRPCGFKDSIIRNLPFSVFIVLHGIPVIGVVFLFLGIVFCALELYFVLNDHKGIRVGDIYAETQVVNEEKNNLEVSV; via the coding sequence ATGCCAAAAGCAGATTCAGTTCATAGAGTCATTGCAAAATTTATTGATTTTCTTATTGTAGGCTTTGTTAGCAGTATGTCGCCATTTTTTGGGTCTTTAGCAGGGGCTATTTACATCATGATTGGAGATGGCTTTTTTAATGGGCAAAGCGTTGGGAAAAAGTTTTTAAAATTACAAGTCAAAGTGATTGATGAAGAAAGAGAAATGCGTCCATGTGGATTTAAAGATTCTATTATTAGGAACTTGCCATTTTCTGTTTTTATTGTATTGCACGGTATACCAGTCATTGGAGTTGTTTTTCTGTTTTTAGGGATTGTTTTTTGTGCTTTAGAACTTTATTTTGTTTTAAATGATCATAAGGGTATTCGAGTTGGTGATATCTATGCGGAAACACAAGTGGTCAATGAAGAAAAAAATAATTTGGAAGTCAGTGTCTAA